ACTCTTACTAACTGCTAAAAAGTTGaacttgtgtgtttttatgtttgaataaGCTGTGTGTGTCTGGTCAGTTGAAACATGGCTGTGAGTTCTGTGTTGCTGTCGAGGTTCAACTGGCTATAAAACTTTATCTCAACAACGTGCTGTTGACAAAGAAACCATAATCTCCTAATGACACGATTCTCCCACACGCACCGATGTGACATTTGTATTTCTGATGCACGTTTATGGGGCAGTTGGGTGATTTCCTGTTATTTAGAGACTTCCAGCTAAAACAGTGCAGGTCTGTGGGTTTAAGAGAACTACATTGTTTAAGAGAAGAcacattttcctacattttgaTCAAAATATTATCCCTACAGTGGAAACTGTGGGCAAGGTGGAAGGTCACTTGAACGATTCGatcattttgttgttttgaatATGCTCGAAAAACGCTAGATATATAACGATCCACaagtaaaaggaaaaatgtgCCATTTATTTATGAAACGCTTTTAGGGAACAGATGACACAAAATGCCTCAGAGATGAGAAGAGACGGAGGTGGTGATTTAAAACCATCAAACCAGACAATAAAGATCAGAACACAGAGACTGCATTTAACCACCAAAACAGTCAAcagaattaagaagaaattaaacaaaattcaGTGAAATACAATCGAATGAATGGAAGAAGTGTGATTATTAGTTTATAGACATTAATATACTCATTTCACTGTGGGTGCTATGAATAACTACGGCCATGTGTAACAGTCGTAGGAGCCTCGTGCTGTTGGAAGATTTAGCTAATGTTGCTTAAAGAGCAGAGTGAGTATTTCACTGAACTTTTGACAATCTTTctgccttttgtttgtttgcacctGTGCAGGGTCTTCTGCTCCCAACTTACTCTCTGCCACTTCtgttcctttttcctttttcttctgttCTACATTTGCGGCTAAAAATACGGCTTGAAATCAGGCCTGTGCATGCAGCTTTGTGATGATTAAGAGCTCTAAAAGAAAGCCATACGTAGCCATTCATACGTAAAAGAATGCGTATGCACATTTCTGCGTCTGTGTCTTTAAACTTGCCGTTTTAATCACCTGGCGACTGAAGTCTTTCTATTTGGAGGTCAAAGGAGTCTTTTATGTGATTTGGGTGTGCGTTTTTCCCTCCAGATTCCTATTTGCTCGTAGAAGAACGGTTGGTAAGTGGTACGTTTTGGACTCGACAGCCTGAATTCACAGTTACACATCCTGAAAATAAACTTTTAAACATTTGACTTTCAATCTAATTCGTATTATATgaattatattttatatataatgATGAAAAATGGCACAGAGTTGCTATTTTTATTGCAACAAAAGACCATTATTGGTGTCTGTTACTCCTGCTGTGTTTAATTTCTTCCTCCCTCTATCAAGGCAATTTAAAGTGTGTTTTGTTGTTCACTTTTCCCTTCGACTCTATCTCGTTATTACGAAGCCTCGGCGCAGACCTCAGCCACAGTTGTTGCTCATCGGTATCagaattttgtgttttgtttcgaCTTGATGTTGTCATTTGGTAATACTGTAATCACACAAGACTTGTTTGATTCCTGTTTGTTTACTTTCTCTCTCGTCTTCTTTTGGAGACCAATAAAAAATGCCTAAAACCCTCCAAAGTGTTATGttgtgtgattttatttttttaatttatttttatttttaaataatgttTTCTGTGTGCGTGATTGAAAAGAAACTTTCCTTATTTCTCTTATTCTTTTCTAACGGTTGAGACACAAGTGAAAGTTGAGAACATGAAGTCGCCATTGTTAGAGTAATTTAAGTAGTTGTAGGTCAGGCAGATTTGTTTACTTCATTTTAATGATCTAGTTTACTTCTCACTCCCACTTGTTGTAGTATGATTTCCTACACTGCGGTCTCCCCTTTGTCAACACTTTGCATTTCCATGTTGCGGAGGGAGTGGGCGCCGGTTTGCGtgagacatgcacacacacacacacacacacacacgtacgcGCGCACGCCCCGGCATTTTGCAAGCGATTTTCTACTTTTTGAACAAACTCTTTAAATGTGCAGAAGTGTCAAATCCTTTGTGAAATCCTACTTCCATTTACAGACAgaaggacataaaaaaaaaaagaaaaactattgTGATTTTCTATGACTGAGAAAAGCGAGAATGCTCGATATTACCGTAAGTGTACAGGAAGAACACAAAGAGGGCGTGGGTGGGGGACTGCCTCTTTTGGCCCTTTTCACCCATATGAGAAAAGGGATGACACCGCTTTGTTTATGATTGCTTGATTTTCTTTGTGAAATCTCACTCAAATCAAAGTTTTACCCACCTTTTGTAGGTTAAAAGCCAGCCGCTGCGGATGTTATGTGAattattagaaaataaatagatgacAAAATAGCAACAGGATGTGTTGGAAGCTGGATGCTGCAGAATATGAGCCTAAGTTGTCCAATAATATAGTAGCGCTCAATACACTGTATCACCCACTGAAACTGCCGCGTGCACGTAATCGTgtttaaaatagaaataaaaaggtGATATTTCATTCCTACGTGTATGACTGAACGGTGAAAACGCTTTTCCACTTTCCTACGAATTAATACCAAGTATGACGTCAATATGTAGCTGATTTACATTAGATCACAGCAAAGGTTCAAAACTGACGACCGGTATTGTTCAATCACTTATCAAAGTCattgaataaaagaagaaacacaTTTGATTTCATTCTCATCTCAATGCGTGGTCGCACCCACAGTTTTTCTGTATCTAAATAAGAGTGTCGAGGATGACATTACAGAGTCACTAAGTCTGATCACTTGAACATGCATTTTCTGGAAATTTGTCACCGTTGTGCTGTCGGTATGCAACCGAACACGAACCCCTTCCCCTCTCTGTAACTGTAGCGTATCAAGTTGAAAGTGTCTACACGTCGCAACAGTGTGCAGACGAACCAAGAACACAAGATATGTGCCAAAGCACCTTGAAGAACACCTTTTGGGGGGACGTGGGGTTCAGTTGTGGATGAAACCTGTGATCTTCCTGTTGAAATATGACCCTTCTACCTCCTGAGCTGGTGTCCCAACAAGCCAACAACAAGCATTAAGTTATGGGAGCTGTCGGAAGTGACTTAAACTAACAAAATACTCAAATACGTTGAACCACAATGAGTAATTAACTGATAAGACAGATTAGACTTCACTTTTTGAAACAAAAGAAATCCGTATTGTCTTTAGCTTGGGAGCAGCTTCTGGGTTAATGTAACACCACATCGGTCTTATCACACCAAAGCCTGAGAGGTGACACGAGAGGATCCCGTTGCACTGGCTAACAGGCTTTCTTTAAACACAGCTGCGCACACCTGATCTGCTCCAAAGTTAAAAGGTGATTGGTTAAGGGGTGGAAACCAAACTCCCTTAACAGGTTAAGTGGCATTTGAATAAGTCAGGTATGTGGCAGGAACtcgtagaaaaaagaaaaccatcCAAAGTTTCCCCATAGATGATCCTGGATAAGAGAGGTTAGAATAACCTGCAGTGGTGTAAACATGAAATACACTTTACAGTACTCAACCAAAAGGGGATTTTTACAAATTATTGCTGCTCAATAATACTTAAAGATTAAAAGATAAGATGTTTACATACACAGGTAAAGATTTAAAAGAGAAGACGTACCACTGCTGCAGTCATTCTTTGCTTCTTCAAGGCACAATGACGGTTATTCGTTTGTCTTGAACTTCTCATTCAAAAGGGGGCTTATGAAAAGAAGCTGCCCACATAGTTGTGAGACATTCTTGACATTTAAGAGTTAATAATCTACCATCCTTTTACCAGCAACGAGCAGACCTGCAGCGCTTAGTTGTTTTGGAAATTTATCATTTTGTGGGAAGAGAAAAAGAGGCAGCGGAGCAGTGGGAGTACTGAACGGGCCGTGTGATGCGAGTGCTGTTAAACCACAACAGAAGGGGAATAACACCCGGCCGAGGGGCCCTGAGGATGTTAAAGGCCATGAAACTGCCATTTTACACAAACGTCTAACTCCAATTGGAAAGTTTTGTTCTAAAAGTCAAACATCCACTGATTGAACAACACCCACTCTTCCAAAGTAGGTTGCTCCATGGAGGTAAAGTACCCTCATCATGCCCACATCAGACGATCTTAACTGGTCTTGGCATAATAACTTGTTTTAAGATTGCAGCGAGTTGTAGAATAAAACAACAGAGGCTGTTTTCACACAGATTTGCTCTTTGGACAGTTTCACAGAAAGAGCCACCTCGGTCTCTCTACATAAACAGGGTGACACTGAAAGCAGCTGGCAAAATGGGGGATTGGTGTTCTGCTTAAAACGTTGTGGAGCAGGCCGAGAACAGAGGTTTCTGGGACGAGCAACATTTTCCCACCTTTAATGAGACGTAGGTTTCCTGTCGGAGCAGCGGGAGCTGAGCAGTTCAAGGCAGTTTTTGGTGTTTCTTAGTTGGGAAATGCCTTAATTTACCCTATATATGACCCTCATTTATATCCGGTAACAATCTAATCAACCTTGTCAAAGTGGGGCTTCTTGTGGGtgttatttttggtgtttgttggGGTCGCTGTACACGAAACCAGACGGCGGTAAATATTTGACAAATATCACAGCCCTGCTGAAAGTTTCAGGTCAGGAATTGTTGATGGCGTTTGATTAATTAATGAACTGTGTTTTCAGCTCCCACCTGGTGAGCCGTGCACTTTGAACTGCGAGGAGGTGGATGGATTTGAGTCACAGGGCTCTGCCTTAGCCGTACCTTTGAAATACCGGCCTTTTGTTTTCGCTCATCTCTCGCAATTTCCAAGTTTCATCTTAACAGCTGAACACGACGAGAGTCCAAATTCTGGCAATTCAACAAGGGACAAAGTGAATATGGTTGCCTGAGTGGATGCAGCCGTGCTGATAAATCTGTTGATCACTCGCGTTCAAAGAGAAGTTGTACAGAGCTGTCTGAGCTACACTTTACGTGTGAAATATTTCTGGATATCTAATCTTGTGAAGAAAAACTTTTTCATATTTTCCACCTGTGCTTCCCTCGCTGTCTAGAACAGGTTATCACGACTTTCACAATCAGTTGCAAGCATCCTCAAAATAATGCGAGCGCCTGTCGGTTCGGAAAACACGTCATTACATATCCTGTTTATTTTAACAAGGTTCGGTGTTTTGGACAAAACCAGACTTCCGCTGTTTGTTACAATTAATCAGCTGGGACATCTTTCCTATAAGATGATCAAAATAAGTGGGTATGACAGCCTTGTATTGTACTCAGTTTAGTAACTCAAAACATGAAGTGAGAGTGACTTTTACTGAGTTACTCATTTCAGATGCACACTTTTCATTTCTGTTTACAGTAACATCATTCCGGTTAGTCAACATCAACTTAGTCATGTCTGTCTGGCTGTCTGACCATTATTGGCATATTGCGGTTTGCAGAAAGTGCTGCACCAAAATAGTGTGAGAGCTTAAAAACATTCACAATCTTTCTGTTTCTGCGTTTCGAAAGCACAGCTTGAACGAGAGAGCGACAAAACACTGCAAAATTCAAGGGGAGCGTGACTTTATGGGACCATTTTCTCTTTCACACAGTTTTTCCACATATTTACAGCTGAGTTTCAAGACGAATGGAAACATAAAAAGAAGCAAGTCGGTTAAAACCAAATAGATTTATTTGTCTTGTAGAAAAATTCTGTGCAAAGATAATGCatattaaaacatttatttacaaaGAAAACTACATTCCAGAAAAGCTACTGTTTTGATGGGATGAGATGGGGATCTTAAAAACGTTTTGAACCGTAACACACGTTCAGTAAAGATTGGTCTTCTTCATTATCCGCAGGAACTCTTGCTCATTGACTTCCCCGTCGCCGTCTTGGTCCGCCTCGTCGATCATTTCCTGAAAGGATAAGAGACCAAATGTGATTATTAAAGGCAATAGTTATAAATGAACTGAACGTAAGAGACCAGAAGAACTAAAATCACGTGTCGTCATGAGCAACACGGGACGTGTCTCACATGAACTGCTTCCTCGATAACACACGAAAGAATATTAGTAGAAACTGGGAGATTAATGGAAGAAAAGGAGGCGTATTAGCTGTCTGTGGAAAGTTTGGCATTTAATTAACTGATGACATGATTATATGTCCTCATTATGTCTCAAGGCACTCTGCGAGTTAGGCTTTTCTGAATCGTGTGATTTTGATGAAGGAATGAGCTTCAACACTGGCACGACTCCAGTTGATTTACATTTCTTATCCaatccaactttatttatacagcgcttTAAAACAACACAGTTGGCCAAAaaccataaaaataaaacaataaaaagtcaACACCTCAGACTGACTTAAAAGCCACTGAGAAAAAAACCTGTTTTCAGAGAGGACTTAAAGTCATTCATTCCACAGTTTTGGGGCAGTGACTGAGAAGCCACGGTCCCCTCcaagttttctctttgttttaggGACGACTAACAataactgatctgctgacctgaGAGAACGTGAAGGAGCGTACGGCTGAAGCAGATCAGACAGTAATGTGGGCCAAGGCCATgaagacatttaaaaacaaaaaagaagaattttaaaatcaACTCTAAACTGTTTTGCCTTTTCTTCTCTAAGTTCTGAACAACTTCCAGTGAACAGAACATCTTACAATAGCTAACTGTTAGGAGAAGATGCAGAAACACCTGAGTATAAACTACATAAAACTAACTTACAGTTTTGTATCAAGACAACAGATCCTGTTGGATAAATCAATCATAAAGCTGAATGTTTGCCATTAATCGTGATAGATAACCCCATGACTGGAATTAAAATCCAAAATACCTGCAGCTCGTCATCCGTGAGGTTTTCTCCCAGCTCCTTGGCAACTCTCTTCAGATTTTTGAAAGAGATTTTCCCCGTGCAGTCATCATCAAACAGCCGGAAAGCCTTTATTATTTCCTCCTTGTGGTCCTTTTCATTCTATTAACATCAATAAAGACACGAAAAGCCGGTTAGGTTTTGTTTTAGAGACCATTCAAAACTAACTAAAACTCATCATTTTTGCCCAAAATGATCTGCCGAGAGCAGACACCAAATATGCCGTCATAAGAGTTCAATTTGTCAAACGGCTGTGCAGAAAAACAGATGTGTCAAGTAGACTTAAGCTGTGAAACACGGAGATAAACTGGAATTAATAGCAAGGACTATCACAGGGGTATGTTAATAATAagggtattttatttataataacAGCTTTTCTGCTATGCGCTCAATATTCAGTCTTGTCAAATTTGTGTTGCACTGTGTTCAGCTGTCATGTTTTGTGGCATTTTTCAATAAACTATTTATAGACTGAAATGAATACATTTAGGGTTCAATCGTCACATCTTAAAGCACAACTGTTCATGTGGAAACATCCAACACTGATTTAGCTGTTACAATTGTTTCGTAAACTGTATGTTTGAATGCTTTGGTCTTTGTTATACATTAGTTAGTGGCTTTTTTTATTGGGTGACAGGGAGGGACATGTTGTTTTATGATACAGTTTTGAATTGTGTGCTGACAAATAGGTTTAATCAGGAATTCTGTTTTCATGTGAACTGACAGTCAAACTTCAACCACCaggaagttgtttttgttttttttctttcttatccaCTCACCATTTTTAGTGTCATTATACTGAGAAAGTCACCGAAATCTATTGTTCCAGACCCTTCTTTCACGATGTCAGCAATCATCTTCTTGATTTCTTCTTTCTTTGGTTCAAAGCCAAGAGCTCTCATGGCAACCTGTGACGAAGGTATGGGGCAGTTAAAACACCGGGATATTTCATTTGTGTGcagtaaaatgaaacaaaactaaCCTTTAGCTCCTTAACGTCTATTGTTCCAGTTCCATCTGTGTCAAAAAGATCAAAAGCCTCCTTAATTTCTTGCTTTTGCTCCTCGGTCAGTTCAAGTTTGGAACTTGTTCTTTTCTTATGGCTCGCAGAGACACCAGGTTTCCGGTAACTCGAAGCCTATAGAATATAAAGATGTTAAAAAACATAACCATAAATTCTGAGGCTAACTGGTATGTACAAATAGAAAACTTCAGGTTATATTTGATGTTCTTTGCAACTGCTACCAGCGTGCTAAGCTAGCAAAAGCTTCGATGCAGCTCCACGAGTCTaaagaaaaaagttttcagGCAACGCTCAACGGCTTTTAACAGAAAAGCCACCAAATCTTTCTCCATAGCTTACACTTAGTGTGTTTCAGACTTAACATTTTTTCATATTATTGTACCATTTGAAGAGATGATTCAGTCAGAAAACCTTCAATGTTGTGTTTGATGATCCAACGTCAACAAAACGGATAGCAACggttgtatttttttccccctgtgaAATGACATTGTAGATAGCCAATAGAATCATCGAAGAAACCCGACTCAAGCATATTATCCAATCACTAAGTGATATGGGCGGGTTGTATCAGTGTCCACCAATCGTTGACACTGTCTCTTGTCGCCCAGCAACAAGGACATGTGGCGCATGCGCAATACTTAATATTTTGAGCTGAGACGTTTGGGATATGGTAGCAGGCTACACAAAAATTCTATAACTAAAGGTAACATTATAATCTTTGTGGGTATTTAGTTTTTACTGTAATAGCGCCTTGTCAGCATGTTCCTGTTTCGTCTATAAACTTGCTAAATTTAGaagttaattaatttttttaacattCACGTGTTAGCTTTCAAGCTGCTGCTTGTAAAGAGTGCAGATACAATGCACTTCTGTTGAGATATACCTGGTAATTATTCATTTTGTACTTACGCTTCTACAGTGAATTTACCGATAATTATCTTTACGAAATTGAACGCTTAAGCTGCGGTTGACCAAAGTAACCTTTGGCTTAGGAAATCCCTTCGGTgcatcaaataaaacaaaacttgtTGCACAACTTACTGTTTTGGCTTGATATAGCTACTGAACTGTCGAGCTATAATGAGCATTAGGCATTAGTTTAACTTTTAAAATGTGAATATATTAAGCTGTAGAAGGGCTGTCAACATCACTGATATTGGCTGGGTGAGATGTTTGTGCAAAGCTTACACAAGTATTAGTCTCATGTCTTGAAGAGTCAGTGGACTAATAATGATAAGCTAATGAAGGAAAGAAAGCTGAGTACTGTTACCTCAAAGCTTACAAGAATAAGACTATTCTTAGTTATTGACCTGTGTAACTGTAACCATCACTAACATTTTACTCAAATGATTGTAATCAGTTTTTCTATCTGAACAGAGAATAGTTATAGAATCTGTACATAAAAGTgcacaaacttaaaaaaattcttgATCTTTTACAGTTGTGGCAGCTCAAGTAATGCTGCAAAGTGCAATAATAAACAGTCAGCAACATGTCGGACTGCAGAAACTCTCGGCTCTGGCAGGTATGTTACATTCCTCCCTGGGTCCCGATAAAAAGTACAAGTTTATCCAAGATGACACGAGTGGGGAGTCGGCTCTTGCCTGTTCGTGTTTTCGCATCATCGAGAACCTGGAGCCTACGTGTGCAGTGGGTCAGCTGGTTTATGAGACTGTACAAGCCCAGCAGAGGGTTTATCACACAGGATCAGGGTGCTTGCTGTTTCTCGCTGGAGCGTGGAGCCGTGCCGCTCTCGACTGTCTCCAGAGAGGAATTTCAGTCACGCATATAATCTCAGCTATGTCTGAGGGGATGGATATCTGCATAGATGTTTGCAGGAAATCCTCAATTTCAATTCAGGATCTTCCTGTGACGCTATCGGAGGGATGCTCCGCAGCACCTGGTGTGTGCATCACCCCTCACGTCTCCTGCGACTTGCAGGAGACGACAAAAGTAAATCGCAAGACTCTCAACGTCAGTGGACAAAGAAAAGTGAAACTCAGCAGGCATTTTTGTGAAACCAAGTCTGAAATTGTCTCCCAAGCACGGCAGCCTCGTCCTCCTGGACTTCCTGACATTCCACATATTGCTGAAACATTGAGCCACGGTTGTGATAAAGCAATGAAATTAGTAGTTGAAGCCATTCAACTGCAGTCAGACGATAATCAACAAGATGGGTGCCATCCTGTGTTTGATATCAATAAAATGGTTACTTGTGTGCTTCCTGGCTTACCGGAGCAGCATGCTTGTGTTGTTCAAGGCTGTATTGTTCTTTTGTCTGATGAGCAGGCTTCAGTTGCTCATCACTTAAAGGCACAACACTTGAGGGTTGCTCTTATTAATGGGGATTTATCACATACCTATCGCC
Above is a genomic segment from Odontesthes bonariensis isolate fOdoBon6 chromosome 13, fOdoBon6.hap1, whole genome shotgun sequence containing:
- the cetn4 gene encoding uncharacterized protein cetn4, which encodes MASSYRKPGVSASHKKRTSSKLELTEEQKQEIKEAFDLFDTDGTGTIDVKELKVAMRALGFEPKKEEIKKMIADIVKEGSGTIDFGDFLSIMTLKMNEKDHKEEIIKAFRLFDDDCTGKISFKNLKRVAKELGENLTDDELQEMIDEADQDGDGEVNEQEFLRIMKKTNLY